From the genome of Bacteroides sp. MSB163, one region includes:
- a CDS encoding HD domain-containing protein, producing the protein MLPVTIIDKYYPEDNERKHILLVHSRLVAEKALSIADHHPELQLDKDFLYEAGMLHDIGIFLTNAPGIFCFGDQPYVCHGYLGADLMRQEGYPRHALVCERHTGAGLSLDDIISQNLPVPHRDMLPVSLEEQVVCFADKFYSKTHLEREKTVEKARKSLSNFGNAGLKRFDRWCEQFL; encoded by the coding sequence ATGTTACCCGTTACAATCATTGATAAATATTATCCGGAGGATAATGAACGGAAACACATCTTGTTGGTGCATAGTCGTTTGGTGGCCGAGAAGGCTCTTTCAATTGCTGATCACCATCCGGAGCTTCAGTTGGATAAAGACTTTTTATATGAAGCCGGCATGTTGCATGATATAGGTATCTTTCTGACTAATGCTCCGGGTATCTTCTGTTTTGGCGATCAGCCCTATGTCTGCCATGGCTATTTAGGGGCGGATCTGATGCGTCAGGAAGGATATCCCCGTCATGCATTAGTATGTGAAAGGCATACGGGCGCAGGGCTATCTTTGGACGATATTATTTCGCAAAACCTGCCAGTACCTCATCGGGATATGCTCCCGGTTAGCCTGGAAGAGCAAGTCGTTTGCTTTGCCGATAAGTTTTATTCCAAGACTCATCTGGAGCGGGAAAAAACAGTGGAGAAAGCCCGAAAAAGTCTTTCTAATTTTGGTAATGCAGGTCTGAAACGTTTTGATCGCTGGTGCGAACAGTTCTTGTAG